A stretch of the Ictidomys tridecemlineatus isolate mIctTri1 chromosome 5, mIctTri1.hap1, whole genome shotgun sequence genome encodes the following:
- the LOC101973207 gene encoding tyrosine-protein phosphatase non-receptor type substrate 1 isoform X3: MEPAGPAPGRLGPLLCLLLAASCAWSGAAAQELQVIQPEKAVSVAAGESATLHCTVTSLLPVGPIRWFKGAGPGRELIYNFLGGHFPRVTNVSDTSKRDNRDFSIRISNVTPADAGTHYCVKFQRSTPVDKEYKSGPGTELSVRARPSPPMVSGPGTRATPGQMVSFTCKSHGFSPRNITLKWFKNGNELSHTQTSVHPTGESVSYSVSSTAQVTLAPGDVHSQVICEVAHITLQGSPLRGTANLSDTIRVPPTVEVTPQPTMAGNQVNVTCQVKHFYPQSLQVTWVENGNVSRTETASTRSENKDGTFNVTSWLLVNSSVHREDVTFTCRVEHDGQPATTRNYTLKVSADPGKQSPENTPDKSANWNIFIVVGVVCALLVVLLMAALYLLRIKQKKAKGSTSSTRLHEPEKNARDITQVQSLIQDTNDINDITYADLNLPKEKKPAPRAAEPNNHTEYASIETSPPSRPEDTLTYADLDMVHLNRGPKQPAPKPEPSFSEYASVQVQRK; encoded by the exons GAGCGGCTGCACAGGAGCTGCAGGTGATCCAGCCTGAGAAGGCAGTGTCTGTCGCTGCTGGAGAGTCGGCCACTCTGCACTGCACTGTGacctccctgctccctgtgggGCCCATCCGGTGGTTTAAGGGGGCAGGGCCAGGCCGGGAGTTGATCTACAACTTCTTAGGAGGCCACTTCCCCCGAGTCACAAATGTCTCAGATACCTCAAAGAGGGACAACAGGGACTTTTCCATCCGCATCAGTAATGTCACCCCAGCAGACGCCGGCACCCACTACTGTGTGAAGTTCCAGAGATCGACCCCTGTTGATAAGGAGTACAAGTCTGGACCAGGCACCGAGTTGTCTGTGCGAG CCAGACCTTCTCCCCCCATGGTATCGGGTCCTGGGACCAGGGCCACACCTGGGCAGATGGTGAGCTTCACCTGCAAGTCCCACGGCTTCTCCCCCCGGAACATCACCCTCAAGTGGTTCAAAAATGGGAATGAGCTCTCGCACACCCAGACCAGCGTGCACCCCACGGGAGAAAGTGTGTCCTACAGCGTGTCCAGTACAGCCCAGGTGACCCTGGCCCCTGGGGACGTGCACTCTCAAGTCATCTGTGAGGTGGCCCACATCACCCTACAGGGGAGCCCTCTTCGTGGGACTGCCAACTTGTCTGACACCATCCGAG TTCCGCCCACCGTGGAGGTCACCCCACAGCCCACCATGGCAGGGAACCAGGTGAACGTCACCTGCCAGGTGAAGCACTTCTACCCCCAGAGCCTACAGGTGACCTGGGTGGAGAATGGAAATGTGTCCAGGACAGAGACAGCCTCAACCCGCTCAGAGAACAAGGACGGGACCTTCAACGTGACGAGCTGGCTGCTGGTCAACTCCTCTGTGCACAGGGAGGACGTGACGTTCACCTGCCGGGTGGAGCACGACGGGCAGCCAGCCACCACCAGGAACTACACCCTGAAGGTCTCTGCCGACCCCGGGAAGCAAAGCCCCGAAAACACCCCTG ACAAGTCTGCCAATTGGAACATCTTCATCGTGGTGGGCGTGGTGTGTGCCTTGCTGGTGGTCCTGCTGATGGCGGCCCTCTACCTCCTCCGCATCAAACAGAAGAAAG ccAAGGGGTCCACTTCTTCCACAAG GTTGCATGAGCCCGAGAAGAACGCCAGGGATATAACCCAGGTACAGTCCTTG ATCCAGGACACAAATGACATCAACGACATCACCTATGCCGACCTGAACCTGCCCAAGGAGAAGAAGCCTGCCCCGCGGGCCGCCGAGCCCAACAACCACACAGAGTACGCCAGCATCGAGACTAGCCCGCCCTCCAGGCCGGAGGACACCCTCACCTACGCCGACCTGGACATGGTCCACCTCAACCGGGGCCCCAAGCAGCCAGCCCCCAAGCCCGAGCCGTCCTTCTCGGAGTACGCCAGCGTCCAGGTCCAAAGGAAGTGA